The DNA region GAAGACCGGGCGGGCCACTCACTCTGTGCGTGCAGCGTCACATCGGATACCCACCGGGTGACGCCGAGACCCCCTGCAGGGTTTCGGCGGCCTTCCGGAAGAGGGTGACCTCCGGTGTGTCGCGTCGCTCCGCAGCCCAGGCAAGGACAGAGGTACACCCCGGAATCCCGGCGACGTCGAGGTAGCTGACACCCGGCCGGGGGTACAGTTCGCGGGCCGCGGAGGGGGCGACACACACACCATGTCCCAGAGCGACGGCGGTGAGCACGGTCTCGAAGTCCTCCGCGTAATGGTCCGCGAGCGGTACAGAGTCACGTGAGTGGTCCGCCAGAGTCCAGAAGTCACGCCACAGAGGTGGCACGGCTTCGGACATCCCGATGACCTTCTCCCCCGCGAGGTCCTCAAGGCGAACTTCGTCGCGGCCGGCCAGGGGATGGGCGGAGGGGATACCCACCGTCCGCGGCTCCGTATGGAGGCTCCGGAACTGGATGCCGCGGGCGACGGGAAGATAACAGAATGCGACATCCACGGTGCCGTCGAACACGGCGGAGGTCTGGGTCCTGAAATCGAGTGTCGTCAGCCGGATGCCGGCATCGGGTGCTATCCGGCGGACTTCCTGGAGGACACCGGCCACATGGGCGAGTGCCGCCTCGGCCTGGAAGAACCCGACCCTCGGACTGCAGGACGAATCGCGGGTCTGGGACCTGGCTTCCTCACGCATGTCCCGCGCGGCTTCGACGACCGACCGGACCTTCGGAAGCAGCACACTGCCCGCCGAGGTCAGATGCACGTTCCGTGTGGTGCGGTCGAGCAGGTCCACCCCCAGGCGGGTTTCCAGCGCCTGGATCTGGCGACTGAGCGCGGGCTGGGAAAGGTACAGACGGGCGGCGGCCCGTCCGAAGTGCAACTCCGAAGCCAGCATCAGGAATACCTCTAGCTGACGGACTGTCGGATCGAAACGTACGTCACTCACGGTCGAATGCCCCCCGGCGGAAATCGGCTGTGTGGGCGCGGTCATCGCCACACGGCTCTCCCTACGTGTCAGTGAGGCAGAACCTAGGACAGAGGCCGGGTCCTCTGTACCTGACAGATGTCAGGATCACCGCCCGCGGTCGGCGACCGCCGGATCCGGCGGTCCCTCGAGGTACTGCGGATGAAAGCTCCGGCTGCGTACCACCATGCGGTTGCCCGCTGTGACGGTGCCCGCCTGGTGGATCAGGTCGCTGTCGATGACCAGTACGGTGCCCGCCGGCCCCTCGACAGGACCGATGCCTCGGCGGAGCTCGGCCGGCAGGGCCCTTGGTTCGGCCAGGTCCGGCAGGACGTAACGGAGGCGGTTCTCGCGCTGGACGTGCTTCCCGTATCCCTGGGAGCCCGGCAGACAGCGGAACGCCCCGTTGTACTCCGTGGTGTCGGAGAGATACACGAAGAACTTCAGGTTCGGCAGCCGGTCGTAGTGCGGCTGGTGGGCCGGATGCCTGGTTCCCGCGACATCCAGCACGCAGATGAGATCGTAGTTGAAGACGTACGGCGAGCCCGCGAAGTACGACTCCGCCACCAACCGCATCCACTCGCTGTCGAACAGTCCGGTCAGTTGCCCGAACTCGGCCGTCAGGCGGTCGCGCCGTGCGTGCAGGCCGACCCCGTTGTCGTAGCCCATATGCTCGACGTGGCTGGGTGGTTCGGTCACCAGCCGTCCGCACTGCCTCTGTATCCGGTCCAGTTCCTCACCTTCGACAATGCCCGGCAAATGGGCCAGGCCGAACTCGGTGACGGCGGACAGGACCGCCGCGGGATCGGGGGCCGCCTGCGTGAACGTGTACTTCCGCATGGGTTTTACTCCTTCATCCCGGTGGATCCTCTCGACGCACCGGGGCAAGGTCGCGTTCAGCGGCCCGGTCCGGCGGTGGAACAGCTTTGACCGGTTGTCGGGTGATCCGGTCGATCCTGCCCGACCGCAGCAGAACCACCCCGCATGCGGCTTCACAGAGTCCGGCGACCACCAACAGGACAGTGCTGCCCGCTTCCGGCCCCTGGAACGTTCCGCCCAGCCCTGCCAGAGGGGCGACGACCGGCGACGACGGAGCGAGCAACCGGTCGCCAGCCACACCTCCGAGCAACACCGCGACCGGATAGAGTCCCTGACCGAGAAGCCGCCGGGCACCGAACACCGTCGCCTGGATGTTCTCGGGCACACGCTCCTGCCATACGGCGGTGAGCGGAGCATTCGACAGTTGGGCCGAGCAGTTGCGTACGGTGGCAGCGGCGATCCACAACGGAACAAAGGCCGTCGCCACGAGCCCGAGCCGGCCCGCCAGGGCGCCGACCAGGACGCCACCGCCGATCAGGTACCGGCGGTCCACCCGGCCGGCCAGCACGATCACCACCGCCGAACCCGTTAAAAGGCCTGCGGCAGCGCCGATGTTGACCGCCGCAAGATTCCATGGCGCGGTCCCGGAGTCCGACGAGGCCACGACGAACGCCGTCACGGCGGCCATCGACAGGCCGTTGAAGAAGTTGACCCCGGTGAAGACGAGTTGCAACCGGCGAAAGTCCGGATCGCGCAGGATATAACGCACTCCTTCCGCCGCCCCGGCGAAGGGCCTCAGCCGCCGGCGCACCGGCCGGTCCGCCTCGGACCACCGAACGCAGAGCACGGCGACGGCACACATCAGGAAGGTCACTCCGTCTAGGACGAAAATCAGGGCAGGGTTCACGAGGGAGAACAGCGCCGCGCCCAGCGCGGGGCCCGCCAGTGTCGGAATGCTCTCCACGAACGAGGTGATCCCGTTGACACGGGTGAGATCGGCTTCCTGCCGTAGTCGGCGTACCGATACCGACAGAGTCACGGACAACGTGGCGTTCAGCAGGGCTGCGGCGAGGACGAGAAGCAGTATCCAGCCGAACCGGGCGCCGAATCCGCCGTCCGTGACACCGGCTAACGCCAGGGAGACCGCACCAGCGGCCAGGTTGCAGGCCAGCAGAACCGTTCTCCTGGCGAACTGGTCCGCCAAGGCCCCGCACAGCGGTGCGAGGTAGATGCTGCCGACCATCGTGACCGCGGTGATCGCCGCAAGCGCGGCGGTACTGCGTGTCTCGGCGTAGGAGGCGAGTCCCAGGACGAACGACGCGGAACTGGAGCCCAGTAGCGACACCAGTTGACCGCCCCAGAGCAGCGCGAAGACGTGCGTGGACGAGGATCCGCCACTGCTCACGTGCTCACGCCTTCAACCCGGCGGATCCGGAGGAGTGCTCCAGCGTCGCGTCGAGCAGCGCGCTGCGTTGGCGGCTCGCCTCGACGAGTCGACCGACCATCAGTGCGCCCTCGGCCGTGAAGTGACCGATGTGCTCGGTAAGCGCCTCGCACAGGATTGCCAGGGCGCCAAGGGATTCACGCGTCGCCTCAGCGACGAACCGGCGGTGCTCGGGATCGGTCTTCGGGTCGGCCAATTCCGCATATCGCCAGTGCAGCAGGTGGCAGTAGACCGCGGCGGCGTGCAACACACGGTCCAGTTCCCAGGCCCGGTTGCGTGTTTCATTCCCTGCGGACGTCCGCCAGTAGATCGGGATCTTCGGGCTGGTGGCCGAGCTGTATCCCGGAAGGAATATCGGTCGGGTCAGCAACTGGTGATTGACCGACTGGTGTACGGCCTCGTGGTAAATGTTCTCGGCGACCAGCCTGATCGAGCCCGTCGTGCTGACACTGAGCGGGGGAATGTGTACGAATGCCCGGTCGGACAGGAATACGCACAGCGGGAAGTCGGGAAGGGAGCAGGAGGTGATCCGGCCCCGTACGCCGTCCGGCGTGGTGGCCATAGCAAAGGTGGTGATGAAGGTGGCGACCAGGGACATCGCCCACGGCCGAGTCGCTATCAGGTCGAGCGCTCCCGAAACACCCTGCGCGAGGTCATGAGTCGGCCAGACGATGTGATGCCCTGTCAGGTCGACAGCGCTGTCTAGGTCCGCGGCTCCGTCGAGACCTTCCCGCGCAGCGGGCCCCAGCCACCAGAACTCCCGCTGCCCCGCGCGGAACACTCTGATCTCACCCGCCCCCATCGAACCGGTCGGCTTGCCGCGCAGCGCCTCGTGCAGACGGAGAGGAATCAGCCCCTGGTCCGCCGGTTCCGGTGAAGAGGCAAGTCCCAGGCTGATCGCGACGGCGTCGCGTGCGGGCAGGACCTGTACAGGGGTCAGGACGCTCGGTGCCGAGGCTTCGATGGCGTTCAGCGCGGCGGTCACTGGTACCTCCTCGTTGAGATGCCCACGTCCGTGGAGCGGAAGTCACCAATGCGCTCCAGTCGCTCGATGGGCCGCAGCCCTTCCCCCGGGACCAGCGTCTCCAGCCGCTCGACCAACCAGTCCAACCTGGCTCGGGAATCGAGTCCCGGGTCCGGGACGAGTTCGCCCAGCCGCCGCTGGAGCTGGTAGAGCTTCGACCGGGCTGTGCGCCGATGGGCGGTAATCATCTGCGACGCCGGCACGATGCGTGCCAGCCGCTCAAGACGTTCATCCGGCCCCAGCGAAGGGTCGGGCAGGAGATGGAGCAAACGGACGGAAAGGTCGATCAGCTCCTGCGCCACATCCTCGAATTCGTCGCCGAACTGAGGGCTGTATTCCTCTTCGGAGAAGATCTTACGCCGATTGGCATCTTCGGCCGGAGTGAGCGGAGTGAAAGTTACATCGATATGCACGGGCTTAATGGCCACAGTGCTCCCTTGGCTTTTTATAAGGTGCCGCGAGGGCGCGGCGGCGCTGTCGCATGGGTGGCCGATCCGGCTTCCCAAACGACAGCGCCGTGCCCGATCAGGGCACCTCTCGCTGAGCGACGGACCTACCCCTCAGCGGATTCGATGATCCGGGACGACTAGAAGTCCGGGACCATGTGGTCCAGTCGGCGCGTCAGCCGATCCACGGACGTCGGCTCCTCCGTGGTGATAACGGGCTCGTTCTCTGTCGCGCTTTCATTCTCCATCTTTTTCTCCTTCAGGCTTCGCCCTTCGACGGTGAATCCGTCGAATAAAAGGATCTCCCGACAGTGACCCGACCGCCATCGAATGACGATGCGGAATTCCGCACCATTGGTGCCGTGTAGGACATGACCCGTGAACGACCTGTCTCGCACCCGTGACGGCG from Streptomyces sp. NBC_00258 includes:
- a CDS encoding LysR family transcriptional regulator, giving the protein MTAPTQPISAGGHSTVSDVRFDPTVRQLEVFLMLASELHFGRAAARLYLSQPALSRQIQALETRLGVDLLDRTTRNVHLTSAGSVLLPKVRSVVEAARDMREEARSQTRDSSCSPRVGFFQAEAALAHVAGVLQEVRRIAPDAGIRLTTLDFRTQTSAVFDGTVDVAFCYLPVARGIQFRSLHTEPRTVGIPSAHPLAGRDEVRLEDLAGEKVIGMSEAVPPLWRDFWTLADHSRDSVPLADHYAEDFETVLTAVALGHGVCVAPSAARELYPRPGVSYLDVAGIPGCTSVLAWAAERRDTPEVTLFRKAAETLQGVSASPGGYPM
- a CDS encoding phytanoyl-CoA dioxygenase family protein, with translation MRKYTFTQAAPDPAAVLSAVTEFGLAHLPGIVEGEELDRIQRQCGRLVTEPPSHVEHMGYDNGVGLHARRDRLTAEFGQLTGLFDSEWMRLVAESYFAGSPYVFNYDLICVLDVAGTRHPAHQPHYDRLPNLKFFVYLSDTTEYNGAFRCLPGSQGYGKHVQRENRLRYVLPDLAEPRALPAELRRGIGPVEGPAGTVLVIDSDLIHQAGTVTAGNRMVVRSRSFHPQYLEGPPDPAVADRGR
- a CDS encoding MFS transporter produces the protein MSSGGSSSTHVFALLWGGQLVSLLGSSSASFVLGLASYAETRSTAALAAITAVTMVGSIYLAPLCGALADQFARRTVLLACNLAAGAVSLALAGVTDGGFGARFGWILLLVLAAALLNATLSVTLSVSVRRLRQEADLTRVNGITSFVESIPTLAGPALGAALFSLVNPALIFVLDGVTFLMCAVAVLCVRWSEADRPVRRRLRPFAGAAEGVRYILRDPDFRRLQLVFTGVNFFNGLSMAAVTAFVVASSDSGTAPWNLAAVNIGAAAGLLTGSAVVIVLAGRVDRRYLIGGGVLVGALAGRLGLVATAFVPLWIAAATVRNCSAQLSNAPLTAVWQERVPENIQATVFGARRLLGQGLYPVAVLLGGVAGDRLLAPSSPVVAPLAGLGGTFQGPEAGSTVLLVVAGLCEAACGVVLLRSGRIDRITRQPVKAVPPPDRAAERDLAPVRREDPPG